The following are encoded together in the Humulus lupulus chromosome 5, drHumLupu1.1, whole genome shotgun sequence genome:
- the LOC133779830 gene encoding uncharacterized protein LOC133779830 has protein sequence MAVNDHNIPEENYPQRPGKQPMTNPKPDERTKKRNEELARLAVEAQAAQPQPSQENQDPPPRDVHVPPRRPRGRPRKNAATRGAKQPPPPAKQRAPLRPRRNTQARASPNSTAELPEETGNNRAPTEAWTQVPGNTQNVAESAWANSGPSRPRNGW, from the exons ATGGCTGTGAATGATCacaatattcctgaagaaaactatccacaaCGCCCTGGGAAGCAACCGATGACGAATCCTAAACCTGatgagagaa CCAAGAAGCGGAACGAAGAGTTGGCTAGGCTAGCCGTAgaagcgcaggcggctcagcctcaaccttCGCAGGAGAACCAAGATCCACCTCCGcgagatgttcatgttcctccccgcaggcctcgtgggcgacctcggaAAAACGCTGCCACAAGAGGAGCgaagcaacctccgccaccagcaAAGCAACGTGCACCCTTGAGACCCCGAAGAAACACTCAGGCCAGGGCTTCGCCTAACTCGACTGCGGAGTTACCAGAAGAAACTGGGAATAATCGAGCCCCTACAGAGGCttggactcaggttcctggtaatACGCAGAATGTTGCCGAGTCAGCATGGGCGAACTCGGGGCCATCTAGGCCCCGAAATGGTTGgtag